One Channa argus isolate prfri chromosome 17, Channa argus male v1.0, whole genome shotgun sequence genomic window, TACCGATGAAAAAAAAGATCTAGTCCttaaagacagagaggagcaATGGAGTGCCGACTGGCTCTTACCTCTCAGCTACCTGTCCTCTTTAGCCATTGGAGTGACTCAAGAGTCCACGTTCAATCCTGCCCCTGCAACTTTATTGGCCGCTCATGTTattctttccattttctctgGTCCACCATGTCTGCTACTTGTCTTTTCAGTCCAGAATTACTGAGATCATAGCTGTATGGTTTCTGATTATCATACGCAAACTAAGTGTGAGGATCTTAATCTCGATTATGAAAAAATAGGGAAAAAAAGCCTAATGGTACTGAGTTAAATCCATATGagaatggtaaaaaaaatgcaactatGTCCATCTGAGACCAAATGTCCAAGTAGAAGCTGGCTCTTGTCCATCATCgtttcttaaagtaaaaaaattcaagtgacatttaatgtaaaagatTCTTTAGGTTGTGCCACAGTAGTCCAATCTTTTAGTGTTACCTCATAGAAATTGTTCAAGGATTTATATTGCCACATGGTCCAACTATTCAAGAGGTCCCATTatcagctgtcagtcacagcACCATCATCATCTGTAAACAAAATATCTTCCGGCTCTGCGTCTTCAAAGCCATGAAACGTAGAGGCCTCACTGTCTGATGCGTTGCCGAACAATTCTTCGAGAGCACTCATCTTCCTCCCATCCTTCTTCGCTCTTCCTCTTCCAGCTACCATGAAAACATCAGCGTCAGAGCAACACAGACAAGGCCACACAATCTTGCAGCTGTCCTATCAAACTCTACCGTAGCAAGAAAACATCTCACTTGTTGAATATCCTACAATCTTACTGCTTAGGACGGTCGAGCTGATTTGAGAGATGTTTTGCTGAAACATCCAGCAGATGTAGCTTTGGGTAGTGtggaaaaaaggggggaaaagaaacaaaaagcagccAAATGTGCCTTAAGGTAATGCATGAAAACTGAGCAACAAAAGAGTGAATGCATGTTGTACACAGAGCTCCTTAATGATGAGGTTGACATGGAAAGCATGCAGGATGGACCCTATGAATCAACATTATTGATAATGGAAAATTGTAATAAGTTCCAGCTGTTGGCCCTGAATTCTCATGGTGTACAAGGCTCATTGATAATCCATTGAAAATAAACTGCACCATCATGAAAGCTCACTTTAATGGACAACATAGATTTCtaattaaatgtacataattagCTACAGGTAGGTcaactattgtttttttattttaccgaTTTTGTACCGAGTCTGAACTGTATGAACATTATTGAACATTTCAGcttataaaaaacataactgaAATAATTTATGGAATCATTCATTTACAGAAAGATATAAAGTTATTAATCCAAATAAGGTTTAAACTGCTTCAGGTTCTTGGCTATTAGGGAAGCACCATTTCAGTCCATGTAGTACAGGTAAATATTGCAAGGAAGCAAGAAATATACATGATTGAGATTGTGGAGAAAAAAGAAGTAAAGGGAAACCAAAATGAGAGGTGCTGTACATAGAAACTGAAGTATGAGTCTAGAATACAACTTGTCCCATTCCCCCCAGATTGTGGATGCGGGGCCTCACCGGAGCGTCCACAGTCAGAGCAGGACACCAGCTCCTCAGCCTGGCCTGTCTTCCTGTTGGAGTCTTGGTCTCCTAAGCAGAAGTCACAGTAGTCGTTGGGGATAATAGCACCATCTGGGCCCTTCTGAGCTGGAAGTAGCCAGAAAAAGACACGTGTTAGTTGTAGAGTACAGGGCTCGCTGTCATTTTCTAGTTTTCCTAAAAGCTTGTCGGTCTGAGTTATCATAAACTGTAATTTGAATAAttgttaaactgtgtgtgtgtgtgtgtgcataagcTTCTTACGTTTATGGTTTTCAGAGGTCTGTGGAGGAGACGGAGCcatctctgtctccttttcctcctcaccctcctcctctgccaGGTGGGTGTGGGTGTAGTGGTAGCTCAGCCCAGGGCGGTTCTTGTAGCGCTTTCCACAGACTACAGGTAAAATATCACAGGTCCATTAGAAACATGTAACCTTGTGTGTGAATGTACCATAGTGCATTTATGTTTTGAGCAATTATTATAGTGGAAAAGAGCATACTAACAGTCAGCTCCTAACTAAAGACTAATGGCAGAGATTCTATATAAGGATACATTTGGAAGTACTCCGTAAAACTGTGGAGTAATGCACACTGCAAAAATCAAGTACACATATTCAGTTTCAGTTGACTGTCTCTatgtataaaattaatttaaaaatcaaaggaTATCACTAGACTAACACATAAAACTTAGTAGTACAGGAGGTCATTTTAGATCATCCTTTTAGTCGATATGAAGAACTAAGGGCCCATGGAACCACACAGATGATTAGAATACTATAGCTAGATATTAATGAGAGACTATGAGGATTACTTGCAGCCTaaactacaaaaacatgttttatctgtTATTCCTGATTATTAAAAGCAAGCAGTCCAGGTTAGAGCTTAATGGTATTCTGTTCTTATTATAGTGTAACACCATCACTTAAAGCTATAGCATGCAACTTAAGCTGGTGCTagcatgaaaaaacaaacaaaaaacaaacaaaacaacaacaacaaacaaacaaagggcACCCTGCTCTATCCAGCCCTTCCTCTCGGCTCTGTTACAATCTGTTACGCTCTGCCCTGTGCCTTGCATATCTGCTCTAATGAAATTAGCATACATTTTGTAGTACATTTTCTAGTAAAAtctgtatatatttgtaaaaaagatacatactgtagctttcatATAGTATGTAAAGATAGTTTATAGAAAAAAGCAAGCACGATGTGAGCCAAAAATACAAATCACTGACTATAGATCTAGGCTAACACTGTACTAGTTTTTAATAATAGTTAAGGACTCTTCACAGTGACCACAATGGAGCTGTAGCCATTGTAGGAATGTGTTATTCTCTATAGAAACAGAAGGTGGATAAGGATTCTGATTCTtgttctggttcctgttccATCCTTGGTTAAAACTGGtattgattttataaaaaaaaaaaacttctacgATGGCTACATCTGTGGATCACATCTCAGCTATAAAGTGACCTAAGAAACATGCGTCATTTAGTGCAACATCGGCTAAGCTGCTGCCACCGTATCATTTGGTGCATGCTTTGCAATGAGCAAGCATTACTGCACATGGTATTAGTGTCATGCAAAGCTACTACTGCAGGAAGAGATGCCTGGATTGGCATAAAACATTCAGTCAGCCATTTCCACACCAGATGCCCAGGAGCAAAAAAAGGCAATCATAAAAACAGTTCGAAGAGATCCTAGAAAGACAAGATGGTGACAGGTTGAGATACCTTCTTCAGCCTTTTTTGAGTTATGCTTTTGTTTGTATCTATCTGGAacagagaagacacaaaaggaaatgataaaggaaagacagaacaagacacaaaatgaGGATGAGATTCATTTGTTTGAGGGTCAGTCAGCTCAGTCAGCTACAGTCTTTGTCCACATCCCATTGGCAATCCATTCCCGGGGCGGTTTCTGTTCAAGTACGCAAGTGGCATGCTAGTCAAGTCTGGATTGACTGCAAAGGTTTCTTTCATGCTGCAGAGGACTGCTCTTAGAAACAGAAGAGGAGAGGCTATCAttggaaaatgaagagaaacatCTTCGCGGTTGTTTTTGTAGTGTTTAAACCTACTGGATAAACTAAGAATGTGAGATTGGCATGTACAGAAAAGAATTAAGTGCAAGTATTGTTTAATAGTTACTGCAGATCTAAGGAGAAGAATTTCGCCATTTATCTGAGTTTTAGGGAACATTGTGACATTTTCTTGACTAACACGTAAACCACAAACTGATGACACTGATTACATGATGGCACAGGATGTAGAAACAATCcagctttcttttttcttactgtcaCAGACGTAAGGTTTGTCCTGGTCATCAGTGTTAACAGGTTCTGTTCTCCTGCGGCTTGATCCTCTGTTctgaaaggaaacacaacacGGGGTTGTGTATTTAATTCTTCATGTTCCAACACAAATttaggttttttaaatttacatccAAACAACACAGTGTGTCATGCGACACTATGGTGGAAAAGATTATACCTGCTTAGCATCAGCATTTTAACACTGACAGAGTAAGTTCACTTATTATTATTGGTTATTtagcaaaaataacaaaactgctATCATTGCTGCTTTTGCaccacacatactcacacatactcacacaaacacacactaactcaaacacacacacaacctcttTGTTGTCACTGGCACTCACTTTGCCtctgtttctgttctttctctttgGAGTATCCAGTTCAAAGTCCTCATCATCTTGGAAACCATCCCCATTCTCATCTGCCTCCAGTACTctctacaacacacacatacatagtgCAAGAGtgcaacacacatacataaagaCAGAGGGTTAGACTACTGTAAAAATaggaaggaagaggagagaaaagataGTGAGCAG contains:
- the dpf3 gene encoding zinc finger protein DPF3 isoform X3 — its product is MATVIHNPLKSLGDQFYKEAIEHCRSYNARLCAERSVRMPFLDSQTGVAQNNCYIWMEKCHRQPGQAAGQMYTYPARCWRKKRRLHPPLDPQLRLCELRLEAELAPKRDGAPGEATALEALLRGDSLLEKKNSLSKDEETLLEIQRVLEADENGDGFQDDEDFELDTPKRKNRNRGKNRGSSRRRTEPVNTDDQDKPYVCDNRYKQKHNSKKAEEVCGKRYKNRPGLSYHYTHTHLAEEEGEEEKETEMAPSPPQTSENHKPQKGPDGAIIPNDYCDFCLGDQDSNRKTGQAEELVSCSDCGRSAKNLKQFKPYLD